Proteins encoded within one genomic window of Haladaptatus sp. QDMS2:
- a CDS encoding ABC transporter substrate-binding protein produces MRQTTDPQDQSDSYQTRRRFMQAAAAAGLVTVAGCTGGNGGGDGGANALTIPGLYDQSGATSDVGRPTALGSRDAFKWINEEGLLEQQINHNGVDYAYDVAQAQQNYDEFTSGDLPPIIIGWGTADTEALSQRVARDEIVYISASYSANLLTEEAPYNFFGNLDYTSQARAHLKWIADNDPGKIAFIFSNNPFGKAPVEGGKAYAEELGLEVGDDIDLPLTANSATSQLRKARDDSIDYLIHQNTAAPMQVLLKDRQDVYPEVNVMGLTYTVDELRVQESPETFEGVRYVSGFKTFGEVMEGSGDGKAAIEASFEREGRDMNDPSVANLNYVRGVIHAMLALKGIQEANNLDLDPSAGANIREGLFETQDWDVFGLAEPFSYEEADRRPTMTGRIYQVEGGEMKFDSKAELPRRDDWIGL; encoded by the coding sequence ATGAGACAGACTACCGACCCACAAGACCAATCTGACAGCTATCAGACCCGACGACGGTTCATGCAGGCCGCAGCGGCGGCCGGCCTTGTCACCGTCGCCGGTTGTACGGGTGGCAACGGTGGTGGCGACGGCGGCGCGAACGCACTCACCATTCCCGGCCTCTACGACCAGAGTGGGGCGACCTCAGACGTGGGCCGTCCGACGGCACTCGGGTCCCGCGACGCCTTCAAATGGATAAACGAGGAAGGATTGCTCGAACAGCAAATCAACCACAACGGGGTGGACTACGCCTACGACGTGGCACAGGCCCAACAGAATTACGACGAGTTTACCTCTGGAGACCTGCCGCCAATCATCATTGGCTGGGGGACCGCCGACACGGAGGCCCTGTCCCAACGAGTCGCCCGCGACGAAATCGTCTACATTTCTGCATCGTACTCGGCGAATCTGCTCACGGAGGAAGCGCCGTACAACTTCTTCGGTAACCTCGACTACACGAGTCAGGCCCGCGCCCACCTCAAGTGGATTGCGGACAACGATCCAGGCAAGATCGCCTTCATCTTCTCGAACAACCCGTTCGGGAAGGCTCCCGTCGAGGGCGGGAAGGCCTACGCCGAGGAACTCGGCCTCGAAGTTGGCGACGACATCGACCTGCCGCTCACTGCCAACTCCGCGACGAGCCAGCTGCGCAAGGCGAGAGACGACAGCATCGACTACCTCATCCACCAGAACACGGCCGCGCCGATGCAGGTGTTGCTGAAGGACCGACAGGACGTCTACCCCGAGGTCAACGTCATGGGGCTGACCTACACCGTAGACGAACTGCGCGTCCAGGAATCCCCGGAGACCTTCGAGGGCGTGCGCTACGTGAGTGGGTTCAAAACGTTCGGCGAGGTCATGGAGGGAAGCGGCGACGGCAAGGCTGCCATCGAAGCCTCCTTCGAGCGCGAGGGTCGTGACATGAACGACCCGAGCGTGGCGAACCTGAACTACGTCCGCGGGGTCATCCACGCGATGCTTGCGCTCAAGGGCATCCAAGAGGCAAACAACCTCGACTTAGACCCCTCGGCGGGTGCGAACATTCGCGAAGGACTGTTCGAAACCCAAGACTGGGACGTGTTCGGCCTCGCAGAACCGTTCAGCTACGAAGAGGCTGACCGCCGCCCGACCATGAC
- a CDS encoding HIT family protein, translated as MDDDCIFCKIIDGEIPSRTVYEDDQVLAFLDVNPLTRGHTLVIPKSHHQTVADLPEDVGEAVFTTLYRLTPAVESAVSADGSNIGINNGTAAGQEVQHVHAHIVPRFEGDGGGAIHSIVRTMPDLTDDEFDDIAADIRANAD; from the coding sequence ATGGACGACGATTGCATTTTCTGTAAGATTATTGATGGTGAAATTCCGAGTCGAACCGTCTACGAGGACGACCAAGTGCTGGCGTTCCTCGACGTGAACCCGCTCACGCGCGGTCACACGCTAGTCATCCCGAAATCCCACCACCAGACGGTCGCAGATCTCCCCGAAGACGTCGGCGAGGCGGTGTTCACCACGCTCTACCGACTCACGCCCGCCGTGGAATCGGCCGTCTCCGCAGACGGGTCGAACATCGGTATCAACAACGGTACGGCCGCCGGTCAGGAAGTCCAGCACGTCCACGCCCACATCGTTCCGCGCTTCGAAGGCGACGGCGGCGGTGCTATCCACTCCATCGTCAGAACGATGCCCGACCTGACCGACGACGAGTTCGACGACATCGCGGCGGACATTCGGGCAAACGCCGACTGA
- a CDS encoding AAA family ATPase — translation MDTKPQSLALAGVTGGAGTTRLTAELGATLARAGRDVALVDAAYATQGLSRFVGGALETDITDVVSGEATVQEALSDLPLDLSGRLAVAPAHATFEQLARAKSAAAAERLADTIGDLTRGFDVVIADTPPLAANQAVAAATAADAVALVAPATQRGLDAVPTIRGRLQDVGATDDHLIANRADGSLFASETDLAVPVCEDQEVETPTCATATTGTFAPAVAAVTEGIFDTNLGLDFEEPGFLKKYTRSR, via the coding sequence ATGGATACGAAGCCACAGTCGCTCGCCCTCGCCGGCGTCACCGGCGGGGCTGGAACGACGCGACTCACAGCCGAACTCGGGGCGACACTCGCCCGAGCAGGCCGTGACGTCGCGCTCGTCGATGCCGCCTACGCCACGCAGGGCCTCTCGAGATTCGTCGGCGGGGCGCTCGAAACCGACATCACGGACGTCGTCTCGGGTGAGGCGACCGTTCAGGAAGCCCTCAGCGACCTCCCGCTCGACCTGTCCGGTCGCCTCGCGGTGGCACCCGCACACGCCACCTTCGAGCAACTCGCCCGGGCGAAATCCGCGGCCGCCGCAGAACGCCTCGCCGACACCATCGGCGACCTGACTCGGGGGTTCGACGTCGTCATCGCCGATACGCCGCCGCTGGCCGCGAATCAGGCCGTCGCCGCCGCCACCGCCGCGGACGCCGTCGCGCTCGTCGCCCCCGCCACCCAGCGAGGCCTCGACGCCGTCCCAACCATTCGCGGCCGCCTGCAGGACGTGGGCGCGACCGACGATCACCTCATCGCGAACCGTGCCGATGGCTCCCTGTTCGCGAGCGAAACCGACCTTGCGGTGCCCGTCTGCGAAGACCAGGAGGTCGAAACACCGACGTGTGCGACCGCAACGACTGGCACGTTCGCCCCGGCCGTCGCTGCCGTCACCGAGGGCATTTTCGACACCAACCTCGGCCTCGACTTCGAGGAACCGGGCTTCCTCAAAAAGTACACCCGGTCGCGCTAG